In Blastococcus saxobsidens DD2, the genomic stretch GGACTCGACGACGACAGTGCGACGGTGGTGTTCGGCGAGGCGATGCTGACCATGCAACCTGACCCGGCCAAGACCCGGATCGTGCAGGAGGCGGCCCGGGTGCTGCGCCCCGGTGGGCGGTACGGCATCCACGAACTCAGCCTGGTGCCCGACGACATCGACGCCGACACCGTCGCCCGGATCCGGACCGAGCTGTCGCAGACGATCCGCATCGGCGCCCGCCCGCTCACCGTTCCCGAATGGCGAGCGCTGCTCGAGTCCGCCGGCCTGACCGTCGTGCACGAGGCGCGGGCACCGATGCGCCTGCTCGAACCCTCCCGCCTGCTGCGCGACGAGGGCGTGCGCGGACTGGCCCGCATCCTCATCCGGGTCGCGAGCGATTCGGTGGCACGTCGACGGGTGCTCGAGATGCGGGCACTGTTCCGCCGCTACCGCCACCACCTGGGAGCGATCAGCCTCATCGCCGAAGTCCCGGCCGAACAGGCGACGCCGTAGTCAAGGGCGAGCGGTGTCCGCGGAACGGACGGCCCAGACCACGGAGTGGAGGCGGCCGGCCCGACCCCGGTCACCCTGATCGGCTCCGGGAACGACCGCAGCCAGCCGATCACCTGCTCATGAGCGGGCGTCAACCGCGACGCGACGATCTCTGCACGTCCGGTCCGCACCCGACGAACGAACGGGCGTGAACATCCAGTCCGACGCTCGTACGCTGACCGGTCACTGGGACCTCCCACGTCTGTGGCTCTACAGTCACGGTCCACCCCTTCTTGGAACTGATGGTCTTCGCGGTCGTCAGCCGCTTCACTTCGGCGACGGGTGCGGCAATGCGACGCCAGGCGGCATATGCAGCCGCAAGGCCGAGCTGAGGCGGCTGACAAGTTGGCGACACGACTCGCTAGAGGCAGGCGCGCCTGCGCTGCGGCCTCATCCATACAATGCACGCGCAAAGCAACTGACCTGAGGACGGCGACATGGCTCAAGAGTTACGAATTATAATTTATGGATGACTTGACCGGCGAACTCCTGCCCGACGGACAGGGGCAGACGATCAGCTTCGCGCTCGATGGTACTTCTTACGAGATCGACCTGAACAAGGACAATGCCGACGCCCTGAGGGAGGTGTTCAAGCGGTACGTCGCCGCCGGCCGAAAGGTGGGGCGCGCAAGACAAGTCACCCCACGTCGGCACCGCAACCGCGAGGACACCGCCGCGATCCGCGCATGGGCGTGGCAGAACGGACTCCAAGTCTCCGAGCGTGGACGCGTTCCCAGCGCAATCGTCCAGGCATACGACGCCGCCAACTGACGAGCCACGCGCGTCTGCGCTCACAGGGTGGTGGACTTGCCGAGGTCGTTCGGCACGAGGATCCCGGTGAGGGATCTCGCTACGGCGACGCCCGAGGCGCTCGGGGCCGGAGTCAGCGCCCCCCTCCCCGAGTTTGTGATTGCGTAGGGCGACGGCGGAAGCCGAACCCGTGTCGGTTCCCCCGCCTTGGCGTTGCAGAGGATGGATTCGTGTCACCCACTTTGACCGGATCCCGCGTAATCCTATGCCCCCGGCGGGCCGACCACGCCGACGCCATCACCTCCGCCTGCCAGGATCTCGAGATTCAGCACTGGACCTAGCTAGCTAGCGTCCGACAGCCGCCAGTAATCCGCAATCTCGACGCCCGCCTCATCGACGGGTGCTATCGGGCGGTGGTCCGATTCTCGTCCCTGCTGACACTGAGGAGCGCCCAGACGGTCTTGTGATGATCCTGGCTGTGCCAGCCGTGGTCGCTGGTGAGGTCGGCGATCATGTAGAGCCCGTAGCCACCGGCGCCGGGGGCGCGGCCGACCGCGGGGACCGGGGGTGCACCGGGGGCACGGTCGGTGACGGTGACCAGCCAGCTGGTCCTGTCGGTGCCGAGGCAAAGGTGTATGGGGGTGGCGCCGTGGCGGAGGGCGTTGGAGGTGATCTCGTCGATCACCAGGACGAACAGCTCGATCCAGTCCGCGGATAGGGAGACGGGCCCGCTGGTCGCCGCCATGAACGTGCGGATACGGCTCCGGACACCCGGAAGGTCAGCCAACCGCGTGGGTTCCTGGTGCCACACCTTGTCGAAGCCAGCGGGAGGGCGAGCCGAAGGCCAACCTGTTACGCCCATCCCACCCCCCGCTTCTCGCGCCGTCGGCAACTGGCCACGTGGCCTTGTGTAGCGCCTAGAAAAAGGAACTGGCGCCCTCCAGGGAAGCACGGCGCGGGCGTCGGCGCCTGTTCGTCACCCGGGAGAGGCGGTCAGCCGGGCCCAGAGACCGGTGAGCTGCAGTGGTCGGCGGACGGCCAGCTGACCACCGCGCAGGGTGAGGCGGATCCCGTCGGCCTCGGCGAGGTGGCGGGCTTCGGCCAGGACGGTGAGGCCGGCGCAATTCAGGAACGTGACTTCGTCCAGGTCCACGATCACGTGTGTGCATGGTGGTTGCAGGCAGCTCAGCAGGGCCGAACGGAGCACTGCCGCGGTGAGAAAGTCGACCTCTCCGGTGGGCGACACGGTCACCATGGCGCCTCCGTTGGAGGGTGCGACCTCGACGCCGAGCAGATCATCGGCCACGAACTGTCGGACGCCGGAAGTGTCGCCGCTGTCTCGGGTCTGGGTGCGGTCCACGGGTGAGAGGCCTCTCGATCAGCGCCCGGCCGACAGATCGTGCGTCGATCCGGTACAGGAGACGATCCGGTACCGATCTGGCGCGCCTGGCCGGCGGGCGGTTCTGATCGCGGCTGAGGCCTAACCGCTGGACACCAACGTACGGCGCCGGACAGATACGACGCAACGCCCCGCAACGCGCTGCGGATGGGATCGCCCCCCGATCAGCCGCGGGTGTTGTCGTCGGCGGGTTCGCCGCCGACAGCGCGCACGATGTCGGCGGCGATCGTCCGGAGCTTGACATTGCGGCCCTGCGAGGCGCTGCGCAGAATCTCGAAGGCCACCCCAGAGGAGCAACGCTGCTGGGCCATGAGGATGCCGATGGCCTGGTCGATGATCGAACGAGAGTCCAACGCCTCTGCCAGCTGCTGACCGTGGCGGGTGCGCTCGGCCAGGCGCAGGGCAACCCCAACGGCACCGGAAGCCTGCTGCGCCCAGCGCTCGGCCTGCTCACGGGCCGCGTCGTCGAAGCCGTTCGCCTCGGTCGAGTACATGTTCAACGCCCCAAAGTGCTGGCCCTCCACGCCCAGCGGGTTGGACAGCACCGACCGCACCCCTTGGGCCAGGGCGTAGCTGCGGTAGTTGCCCCACCGGTCGTCGCCGGCCAGGTCCGGCGCGTAGACCACGGTGCCGGTCCTCATGGCTTCCAAGCAGGGACCTTCGCCCTGGGCGTACTGGATCTCATCAACCCGTGCGGCCAGTGCGTCGCTGCTGGCCACGGTCCGCGACTTGTCGTCCAGGCGCACGGTGATCGCACACGGCCCGTGGCCGGCCGCTGCCAGTTGCACCAGCTCGTCGAGGAACTCGGTCATGCCCTGGGTGCTCAGGATCAGTTCCTGCAGCGCGCTCTGATCGACTCGTGCATCGGCGCTGCCTGTGATGCCGGAGTCATCCGCTGGCCGGACCATGACTGCTTCAATTCCGCAGCCTCAACGAGCGCCGCTCACCGTCGTTCACCGGGGACGGTGAGCCGCGTGGGAAGGCTCACTCGAGGAGACCTCGATCGACGTCGACGATACGCGCACCGAGTGGACCAGGGGGCAACGCCGACACCTGGTTGCCGGTTGCGGATCACGCCCCGGCCTCTCCGTGTGCCGATTTGCACCGTTCGGTCTCAGGCGTGCGCTCCGAGGGCACTCCGCCTGCTCCGAGGATGCTCCGCCGCCAGTTGGTGCTACCCGGGCGCGGCCTCGAGCGCCTGGCCTCCAGGGGAATCCACCGCCCAGTGCAACGCGGCGCATTCCGACCGGCGGTGTGCTCAGCTGCGGGAGTGAAGACGTACTTGACGTACTTGACGTACTTATGGACCATGACAGGCGCGACGCAACACGACAGGCCACGATCGGCACGACACACCACGATCGGGATGATGGCTTGCGCCCTCGGCGCGGATGACCGGAGGAGGACCGCAATGGCGACCGTGCGCCACTTCGACACTTTCACATCGGCGCGGAACAACTTCCGCGGCGTGCTGGACGCCGCCCGCAAGGGCGTGGTCACCACCGTGACCCGCGACAAGGAGCGGTTCGTGGTCGTGTCCGCCGACGCGTTGCGCGAGCAGCTTCGCCGACTACTACCCTCGCAGGCGGTCGTGGTTTCCGAGGGCGGCGGCTGGGCCGCATTCATCCCCGGCGTTCCTGTGCACGGCGACGCCGACAGCTTCGACGACGCGATCGGCGACCTCATCGACGCGTTGCGCGACTACGCCGACGACTGGAACGACCGGCTGCACAGCGCACCTAACCACGGCCAGCATCACAGCCTGGTGGAGCTCGTCGAGCTCTCCGACGACGAACAGCTGCGCGAGTGGCTCGTCGGACGCACCGATGCCGTGACCGACACAGCCGGCGCACTCGCCCGCACGTGAACGCGCCCGGCAGCCGCCGCGACCACAACCGCTTCTGCCAACTGGAGGGCTGGACAGAGGTCCGCAACGCACGCGGCGGGACAGTCAGCCACCACCTCACCTACGAACTATCGCTGCCCGACGGGCGCATCCTGAGGACCCGCATCTCGCGGCCGCCGAACAACGCGACCTACGGCCCCCGGCTCTGGAAAACGATCCTGACCGACCAACTGCAGGTCACCGAGCCCCAGTTCTGGGCCTGCGTCTCGAACAAAATCCGGCCCGACCGCGGAACGAGTGCCGGCGAGCCGCCCACCAACGCCCTGCCGGCCGATCTGGTCTACCAGCTCATCCACATGGCCGGGGTCCCTGAAAGCGAGGTCGCCGGCATGACGCTGCAGTGCGCCGCCGAGGTCATGGTGGCGCACTGGTCTCGACCGAGGGACTGACGGCCAGTCGCTCGTCGGCAACCGCCGCCTCACTCATCGGGTAGGAGCCACCCCCGGCATCCGTCGGCCTCGATCTACCCCGTGCCAGGCGTCGGCCAGGCGACCAGCGGGGACACCCGGTCACCCGGGTGCGGGACTCCGTCAGGGGCGTGGGTGATGCTGCGGGGTTCGTGGCTGCCGGCGGCGTGGGCGATCGCGGCGAGGACAAGGGTCAGAGCGTGGCGGTCAAGGCCGGCGGCGAGGTCACCGAGGTCGACCGGGTGACCGTCGGCGATGCTGGCGGCCGCCCGCAGGACCTGATGGTCACTGCTCCCGCCGGTGATGGTGCCGATCCGCAGGGCCCCGTCGAGGTCGGGCCAGGCGATGTGGGCCCACAGCCCCTCCCCTTCCACGTCTCCGTCGACGGTGATCAGCCCTCTGTGCTGCAGCTGGGGCAGCCAGTGGCCGGAGGTGATCAGCAGCAGGACCGCGGCCTCGTCGGAGTAGTCGCCCAGGGCGGCGCGCAGCAGGGCGTTCTCCACGTCGACCGGGTCGAGATCGGCGGCTCTAGGTTTGAAGATCACTAAGTTCTCCCTCTCCCGGCCGGCGTGGGTCGGGGCTGAGTGTGCCGGTGGGGTCTGACAGGCGCGGCCGGTGACGGGTGTCGGGTGGCGGTCGAGGGGCTGGTGAGCGCGTCGGGCCGGCAGGCCCGCCGGCAGCTCGCTGACGGTTGGCCTCGACGCGCCAGCGGCGAGGCCTCGCGCGCCCCCGCCGCCGGCCGGCCACCCCGAACCGCCCCCCGGGGCGTGGCCGCCCCCGCAGGGGTGCGGGGACGGCCGGACGCCGGTCAGGTCGGGTCGGGTGCGGGATCGGCGGTGGGTTGCTCGGCGTCGTCGATGATCTGCCGTTCGATGTCGGCGAGTGTGTAGCCGCAGGAGGCCAGGAACCGCAGCCAGCGGGCATCGCCGGCGCCGGGACTGGCGGTGCAGCCCGGACTCGATGGCCCCGGCGATGTGGGCCAGCAGCGCTACCGCGTGCCGGGCGTCGGGCACCTGTTCGCCGCTGGTCAGCGTCGGCGCGGGCTTGTCTCGGGTGGTCCACCACTGGCCGGGGGCGTCGATGCTGAGGTCGGCAGCGGCGGCGTCCTGGGCGCGGCGTTTCGGTTGCGGAGCGCTCGTCGTGGGTGCTCTCGCGGCCGGTGTTTCCGAGCACCAACTGTCGTGGTCATGGCGGGTTCTCCTTCGATGCTCTGCGGGGTGGCGGTGCTCTCGGTGGAGGTGCTCTCGCTGGGGGTGCTGTCGGCCGGGATGCTGGTAGTAGTCATATCGCGCTCTCTCCGCTCAGGTGGTGGCGAGGACGCGGGCGCCGGCGGTCGGCCCGGTCGATCCGGCATGTGGGGCGGCTTCTCCGCCCCCCGCGGCGTTCTCGCTGCTCTCGGCGCCTTCGAGGTGGTCGACGATGCGGCGGGCGGCGCCGGTCACCGTGGCCGCGGCGGCGCGGACGACCTCGGTGTCCCCGGCCGACCAGGCGGCGACGTAGGGGACGGTGTAGGCGCCGGAGTCCAGCCCGGCCCAAGCGGTGACGATGTAGGCGACCGACTCGGCTTCGGCCTCCGCCCGCCCGCGGCAGCCGGTGTAGTCGTAGCCCTCGGCGGTGTGCCCGCACTCGATGTGCGCGAGCTCTTTTCCGCACCAAGATCGTTGTGTGCAGACGATCGCGGTGACCGGCCGGACCGGTGCAGCGCAGGGCGCACTAACGTGTTGACGTGGCGTCTTGGCTCCGAAGGGTTGGCCAGTACCTCGGCCTGATCTATCGCGATGACGGGACCTGGAAGATCGGTCGCGGCTACCCGAAGCCGCCGCGGAGCAGCCGTCGCTCGCGGCCCTCTCGCTAGGGACCGTTTCTCATCGTCGTCTCCGTACTCATGGCGGTGTGATGGCCGCTGGGGTGGCTGGAATGGCGGGGAGGCCGAGGTCGGTGGTCGTTCGGCTGCGGCGCATCTGGGCGAGCTTCTGTTCGGCCGCGGCGAGGCTGGTCTCCAGGCCGTCGACCTCGCCGAGCCAGTCCTGATCCTTGGCCTCGGCCAGCCGGGCGTGGAGGTTGGCTCTGATCTCTTCCAGCCGGTGCTGCTGCGCGGGGTCGGGCCGCAGCATGGGGCAGCGGATGCAGGCGTGCTCGTGCTGGCAGGGGGTGCCGTAGGCGCGCCCGCAGACGCCGAGCTCGACCTTGCGCCGTTGGAAGTGGCCGAGGAACTCGTCCCATTCGGCGTCGGTCGGCTCGCGGTACTCCTCGCTGGGTCGCACCGCCCTGCGCCGGGCGAGGAAGCCGCGGTAGTGCTCGACGACGTCGGAGTCATAGACGGCGACGTAGATCTGGGTGGTGGCCAGCGTCTGGTGGCCGAGGATCTTCGCCGCGATGTGGATCGGCAGGCCGGCGGCGACGGCTTCGGTGGCGAAGAGCCGCCGGAAGTCGTGCGGGGAGAACCGCATGGGCGTGCCGTCGGGAGCGGTCAGCCCGGCGGCGGTGACCAGCCGGTCGAGCAGCACCCGCACGTAGTGGTGGGTCAGGCAGTGCGCCGAGGCGCCCCACCAGCGTTGGAACAGGAACGGCAGCGCGGAGCTGTGCACGCGTTCCATGTGGTCGTAGCGGGAGACCAGCGGGATCTGCTGGTGGCCGGCGCGCACTCGGGCGATCACGGCGGCGAGCACGTCGGCCAGCTCGGGGCTGACCACGAGCAGCCGTTCCCGGTCGGTCTTCGATGGCACGATCTGCAGCAGCGGCACCACCTCGCCGGTGTCGGGCACGGTGTAGGCGACGAAGGCCCGGTGGGTGAGCTCGAGCATCTCCTCGATGCGCATCCCGGTGTGCCGGAGCACCTCGACGATGGCCCAGGTCCAGAACGCGTTGTCCTCGGCGAGGGTGAGGTTGCACCGCGGGCCGCCGTCGGGGTCGTCGACGTAGACGACGCCAGGTCGCCGGGTGCTGGCGGCGCGCTGGCCGGTCGCGACCGCCGAGCGCCGCCGCTGCACTCCGTCGAGGTCGAAGGTCTCGCCGGGAGCGACGGCGGAGGCGGCCTGTAGCAGCGCCGCCGCAGTCCGCCGACCGGTCTCGGCGGCGTCGACCAGCGCGGGCAGCCCCGAGGCCTGGGTGCGGGTGCGCTGGTGCATGCGGGCGGTGGTGCGGGTGCGCTGCTTGCCCATTCCGCGCAGGTCGTTGGCGCTGACCGGGTTGGGAGCGACCCACCGCCCCCAACGGAGCGGTTCCTCCAGCGCCCAGTGGGTCAGGTCGGCGTAGAACGCCCGCACCGCCATCAGGATCGCGTGCGGGTCCTCGCGGCGTTCCCCGATCCGGTGGTTGCCATAGCGGATCTCGCCCAGCCGGCTCTTCCAACCCCGCACCATCTGCTGGGACAGCTGGAACGAGTCGATGCCCGGTTCGTGGAGTTCCAGGTCGCGCCAGAACAGCAGCACCAGCTTGGTCGCCAGCTGGCGCAGCGAGGCGTAGTCCATGCCGGCCTGCCGCTCGTGCAGGTAGTCCACCAGCAGGTCGCGGACCGGACGGCACTCCACGTCGTAGCCGTCGACCAGCTCCTCCACGGTCAGCTGCCCGCGTCGGCTGGCCGCCCAGATGCTCGGTGGGCTGCCCGGCGGCAGGATGCCGGCCCGCAGCAACAGCACGTACCAGTAGCTGTGCTGGCGCTGGCTGTATCCGGCCTGCGCCCGGTAGGCCTCCACGCAGTCGGCAAGGGTGACGTCAGCGAGCCGGCCGCCGTTGTGGATGAGGATGCGGGTCAGCTGACAGAAGGCCAGCCGCCGATCCGCCGGGGTCAACCGCGTGTCGTCCTCGGTGAACAGGGCGTCCAGCGCGGCGAACCCGTCCGGGTCGTGGCGGGCGCGGAACCGCTCCAGCACGCTGGCCGAGCGCAGCGCATACAGCCAGGCGTAGCTCGGCCGCAGCGCGCCGAGCACGATCAGCCGGCCGACCGCCCCGGTGAGCTGTGCGCGGCGGTCAGGGCCGGTCTGCAGCCCGTCGACGTCCACCAGGTCGGCCCAGTCGGAGCCGGCGGCGTCCGCGCCGCAGGCCTGCCAGCGCTGCTGCCAGGACCCGCCGGGAAAGGTCTGCAGCCAGTCCAGCAGCAGTCCGACCGCGGCGCGACGGCGGCGCCGCTCTTTGACCGGCACCCCACCGCCCAGCTCGTCCAGCGCGGCGAGGACCTCGCTGCGGCTGCGGGCGGTCTCCGGCCACACGCTCGGCCGCGCCAGGATCGGGGTCGGCAGCGTCGGCGTGCGGAAGTCGTGCTGCTCGGACGGCCGGCGGGCGGTGCGCGGGCCACGTCCGCGCGGCGCCGGCACCGCATCGACGTAACGGTCCGCCCCGGAATCGACGCCCTGCTCTACGAGCTCCTGACCGGACTGGCGGCCGGTGGTCTCAGCGCGCATCGCGGGCCTGCCCGAGCAGCTCGCGCAGCGAGTCCGGGCGGTAGCCGCCCGACGGCGGCGCTGCCGGCTGCCGTGCCGGCCGGTCACCGCGCGCCCGGTGGTGCTCGAGCACCCGGGCGACCACCGCGTCCTCGCGTGGACGCAGGTAGATCTGCGTGGTGGCCAGCTGCGCGTGCCCGAGCACCCACTGCACGTCGGTCAGCGTCAGCCGCGGATCCTCGGCCATCCGGAAGGCCGCGGTGTGCCGCAGATCGTGCAGCGTCCAGCCGGTGCCCAGCTCCTCGTTGGCCCGCTGCAGCACCCGCCGCATCGCCGAATAGGTCAGCGGCCGGTGCGGTGCCCGGCGGGTCAGCCACAACGCCTGCTGCCCGGCCGGCCGGTCCTGCCGCTGCTGATAGAGCCGTAGCCACACGAACGCGTCCGCCGACCCGGGCAGCCACTGCAGCCGACCGCTGCCCTTGCGATGCACCCCGATCCGCTGAGCGCCCACGTCGACCCGGTCCACGCTCACCCCGAGCAGCTCGCTGGCCCGGGCGCCGGTGCTGACGTAGAGGGCCAGCAGCGCCCGGTCCCGGTCACTGCGCATCGCCGCGAACAACGTGTCGAACAAGTGATCTGGCAGGCTGCGCGGCAGCCGGGCCGGCGTCTTCTGCCGCAGCGGCGCGCGGCGGTGCCGCTCCGGCGGCGCCATCGGATTGGCGTGCGCACCCACCCGCTGCCCGCCGCGGCCGACCGCCTCCGGCACCGGGTTGACCACCGGACCGTCCCCGGCCGCCATCCGGTCGGCGTAGAAGCCGCGCAGCACCGCCAGGTTGTGGTTGATCGTCGCCGGCGCGTACCCGACCCGCTCTCCCACCCGGCCGGCGCGCGTCGCGCCGCCGGCAGTCGTCGCGGCCAGCCGCATCCACAGCACGAAGTCGCGGGCCTCGACCCGACTCGCCCGCTGCCAGCCCAGCTCCACGG encodes the following:
- a CDS encoding class I SAM-dependent methyltransferase, whose amino-acid sequence is MPDSLPIPGADLDPARMPGHWLLARLGKRVLRPGGRELTAQMLDALAIGPRDRVVELAPGLGTTTRLVLARHPAAYTGVERDRAAADHVRRLSTGPDIDCRVGDAEDTGLDDDSATVVFGEAMLTMQPDPAKTRIVQEAARVLRPGGRYGIHELSLVPDDIDADTVARIRTELSQTIRIGARPLTVPEWRALLESAGLTVVHEARAPMRLLEPSRLLRDEGVRGLARILIRVASDSVARRRVLEMRALFRRYRHHLGAISLIAEVPAEQATP
- a CDS encoding STAS domain-containing protein — its product is MDRTQTRDSGDTSGVRQFVADDLLGVEVAPSNGGAMVTVSPTGEVDFLTAAVLRSALLSCLQPPCTHVIVDLDEVTFLNCAGLTVLAEARHLAEADGIRLTLRGGQLAVRRPLQLTGLWARLTASPG
- a CDS encoding tyrosine-type recombinase/integrase, with the translated sequence MRAETTGRQSGQELVEQGVDSGADRYVDAVPAPRGRGPRTARRPSEQHDFRTPTLPTPILARPSVWPETARSRSEVLAALDELGGGVPVKERRRRRAAVGLLLDWLQTFPGGSWQQRWQACGADAAGSDWADLVDVDGLQTGPDRRAQLTGAVGRLIVLGALRPSYAWLYALRSASVLERFRARHDPDGFAALDALFTEDDTRLTPADRRLAFCQLTRILIHNGGRLADVTLADCVEAYRAQAGYSQRQHSYWYVLLLRAGILPPGSPPSIWAASRRGQLTVEELVDGYDVECRPVRDLLVDYLHERQAGMDYASLRQLATKLVLLFWRDLELHEPGIDSFQLSQQMVRGWKSRLGEIRYGNHRIGERREDPHAILMAVRAFYADLTHWALEEPLRWGRWVAPNPVSANDLRGMGKQRTRTTARMHQRTRTQASGLPALVDAAETGRRTAAALLQAASAVAPGETFDLDGVQRRRSAVATGQRAASTRRPGVVYVDDPDGGPRCNLTLAEDNAFWTWAIVEVLRHTGMRIEEMLELTHRAFVAYTVPDTGEVVPLLQIVPSKTDRERLLVVSPELADVLAAVIARVRAGHQQIPLVSRYDHMERVHSSALPFLFQRWWGASAHCLTHHYVRVLLDRLVTAAGLTAPDGTPMRFSPHDFRRLFATEAVAAGLPIHIAAKILGHQTLATTQIYVAVYDSDVVEHYRGFLARRRAVRPSEEYREPTDAEWDEFLGHFQRRKVELGVCGRAYGTPCQHEHACIRCPMLRPDPAQQHRLEEIRANLHARLAEAKDQDWLGEVDGLETSLAAAEQKLAQMRRSRTTTDLGLPAIPATPAAITPP
- a CDS encoding histone-like nucleoid-structuring protein Lsr2, with the translated sequence MDDLTGELLPDGQGQTISFALDGTSYEIDLNKDNADALREVFKRYVAAGRKVGRARQVTPRRHRNREDTAAIRAWAWQNGLQVSERGRVPSAIVQAYDAAN
- a CDS encoding ATP-binding protein, yielding MGVTGWPSARPPAGFDKVWHQEPTRLADLPGVRSRIRTFMAATSGPVSLSADWIELFVLVIDEITSNALRHGATPIHLCLGTDRTSWLVTVTDRAPGAPPVPAVGRAPGAGGYGLYMIADLTSDHGWHSQDHHKTVWALLSVSRDENRTTAR
- a CDS encoding prevent-host-death protein, giving the protein MATVRHFDTFTSARNNFRGVLDAARKGVVTTVTRDKERFVVVSADALREQLRRLLPSQAVVVSEGGGWAAFIPGVPVHGDADSFDDAIGDLIDALRDYADDWNDRLHSAPNHGQHHSLVELVELSDDEQLREWLVGRTDAVTDTAGALART
- a CDS encoding GAF and ANTAR domain-containing protein, encoding MVRPADDSGITGSADARVDQSALQELILSTQGMTEFLDELVQLAAAGHGPCAITVRLDDKSRTVASSDALAARVDEIQYAQGEGPCLEAMRTGTVVYAPDLAGDDRWGNYRSYALAQGVRSVLSNPLGVEGQHFGALNMYSTEANGFDDAAREQAERWAQQASGAVGVALRLAERTRHGQQLAEALDSRSIIDQAIGILMAQQRCSSGVAFEILRSASQGRNVKLRTIAADIVRAVGGEPADDNTRG